From the Microbacterium thalassium genome, one window contains:
- a CDS encoding PH domain-containing protein, with protein MGLLDPAIDKHLISDQGEVVIDEVRKHWAAIGWAVVEAFGGFIVLMITFIVPVQVWWLPALIGIGIMVHASVRIVEQRVDRFVITNMRVFRVHGILSRNIATMPLARILDISVHKPIVGRIFGYGHFVFESAAQEQGLREIRFVGRPDERGLTIQRVIAQAGLRGYAGRQAMEQGMMPPEPRDERERVATPPVPRTAAAEAASSYDRSSSRGWDWLAHAQQREEERLAELRREQTTGLFTSSDADRTDTAPIELPRPDRDR; from the coding sequence ATGGGCCTGCTCGATCCGGCGATCGACAAGCACCTGATCTCGGACCAGGGCGAAGTGGTGATCGACGAGGTGCGCAAGCACTGGGCCGCGATCGGCTGGGCGGTCGTCGAGGCCTTCGGCGGCTTCATCGTGCTGATGATCACCTTCATCGTCCCGGTGCAGGTCTGGTGGCTGCCGGCGCTGATCGGGATCGGGATCATGGTCCACGCGTCGGTGCGGATCGTCGAGCAGCGGGTCGACCGCTTCGTCATCACCAACATGCGGGTCTTCCGCGTGCACGGCATCCTCTCTCGGAACATCGCCACCATGCCCCTCGCGCGAATCCTCGACATCTCGGTGCACAAGCCGATCGTGGGGCGCATCTTCGGGTACGGGCACTTCGTCTTCGAGTCCGCCGCGCAGGAGCAGGGGCTCCGCGAGATCCGGTTCGTCGGTCGGCCCGACGAGCGCGGCCTGACCATCCAGCGCGTCATCGCCCAGGCGGGTCTGCGCGGCTATGCCGGTCGCCAGGCGATGGAGCAGGGGATGATGCCGCCGGAACCGCGCGACGAGCGCGAGCGGGTCGCGACGCCTCCGGTTCCCCGGACGGCGGCCGCGGAGGCCGCGTCGTCCTACGACCGGTCGTCGTCGCGCGGCTGGGACTGGCTCGCCCACGCGCAGCAGCGCGAAGAGGAGCGGCTGGCCGAGCTGCGACGGGAGCAGACCACCGGCCTGTTCACGTCGTCGGATGCCGATCGCACCGACACCGCGCCCATCGAGCTGCCGCGCCCCGACCGCGACCGGTGA
- a CDS encoding potassium channel family protein, with product MTRQERWQNFADWPLFIASLLFLAAYAWDVLDQPSGAAESLADIVLWATWGLFVIDYVANLVLVESDKRWRWFYTHLIDLAVVALPMLRALRLLRLLTLLRVLDRVAGRAVRGSLAIYMGGASVLLIVVGALAVLDAERTDPAASIRTFGEALWWAFVTMTTVGYGDYSPVTATGQIIAVVLMLGGIALLGVVTGSIASWIVEKVSDADAEQAAATAGHIHQLEDKVDQLQAMLREVLERDAEQVRAAR from the coding sequence ATGACCCGACAGGAACGCTGGCAGAACTTCGCCGACTGGCCGCTCTTCATCGCTTCGCTCCTCTTCCTCGCGGCGTACGCGTGGGACGTGCTCGACCAGCCCTCGGGCGCGGCCGAGTCGCTCGCCGACATCGTGCTGTGGGCGACGTGGGGCCTGTTCGTCATCGACTACGTCGCCAACCTGGTGCTCGTCGAATCCGACAAGCGGTGGCGCTGGTTCTACACGCACCTCATCGACCTGGCCGTGGTCGCGCTGCCGATGCTCCGCGCGCTGCGCCTGCTGCGCCTGCTCACCCTGCTGCGTGTCCTGGACCGGGTCGCCGGCCGCGCGGTCCGCGGCAGCCTCGCGATCTACATGGGCGGCGCCTCGGTGCTGCTCATCGTGGTCGGCGCGCTCGCGGTCCTCGACGCCGAGCGGACCGATCCCGCCGCCAGCATCCGCACCTTCGGCGAGGCGCTGTGGTGGGCGTTCGTCACGATGACCACCGTCGGGTACGGCGACTACTCCCCCGTCACCGCGACCGGGCAGATCATCGCCGTCGTGCTGATGCTCGGCGGGATCGCACTCCTCGGTGTGGTCACCGGGTCGATCGCGTCGTGGATCGTCGAGAAGGTGTCGGATGCGGATGCCGAGCAGGCGGCGGCGACGGCGGGGCACATCCACCAGCTCGAGGACAAGGTCGACCAGCTCCAGGCGATGCTGCGGGAGGTGCTCGAGCGGGATGCCGAGCAGGTGCGCGCCGCGCGATGA
- a CDS encoding helix-turn-helix transcriptional regulator has protein sequence MPAAASAPVMVGRRAELETLLGAFSTGQDGHPGAVVVRGEAGIGKSRLVEEFLARIGDRPAGAVPVVTAFGQCVDLGPIGAPFLPLRRLMGDLVAGVGIEAVAQAARFPAATAALATLVPELDPESPAAGSRADADRIAEAVERVIESLSAERHVVLVIEDLHWADASTLGLLRILAATLRGRHLTLILTYRSDDVDADHPLSPVLAELERNHVPGLELQRLTPELVSSQIAAILGRPARADESADVSRRTDGVPFLVEEVLSLGDGEMPETLSDLLLARFDRLSDDARQLIRLLAVGGVRVADDLLTDAEAGPAQRRSALLREAVDTGVLRGDGDGYAFRHALIREALYARLLAGERIEGHRRFAAALQLRVDRGDAAWAAGAAEHWLAAGDADRAFRATLVAYRAATAHDGLETAAGFARRLFDLWPRVPDADAVSATTRTAVSVELGTMLGEVGRCAESRDALEQSLTDPRATTRQRATLHYILATMGYETSDYPDQLRHAVAVEELLAQTDDRAELGILAGAVSVHANSPIIDPALRPELTARALEIAERSGDALMQASVLWNQGFLATVTGRLDEAILLFERARALSPPGSSRISAVRALATVLRRQGRYREAAELAEAGVEEAVRLGIERAEGSMLRISLGDARYALGAPDAAFAQWDRAFAIVPRMTPAHSRVVRTLALAYTWAGRQDDADRLVRGEPGAERANTEEREELLGWAAYHATTALIAAESAGDVDRRMLIARAVDLMQVVTERRAREVPGLRVQHTPLCAWIVRAAAGDGLASDLVDALRSTVEYDMRRYADVMPPAFTAVARAELASADTGDAAAVAAWTDASVACGGENCPGVLRVYADHRLAIAQLAHGDRAAAAASLEVVIGSAAAVGASVVAAWASALGDRAGAGPVSSNGRGDAARLTRREQQVLDLVAQGLSNGQIGERLFISPKTASVHVSAILAKLGVSNRTEAAAVHVASARDVAE, from the coding sequence ATGCCCGCGGCGGCTTCTGCGCCCGTCATGGTGGGGAGGCGGGCAGAACTCGAGACGCTGCTGGGGGCGTTCTCCACCGGCCAGGACGGCCACCCCGGCGCTGTCGTGGTGCGCGGCGAGGCCGGCATCGGCAAGTCCCGGCTGGTCGAGGAGTTCCTCGCCCGCATCGGCGACAGGCCGGCGGGTGCCGTGCCCGTCGTCACCGCGTTCGGGCAGTGCGTCGATCTCGGCCCCATCGGTGCGCCCTTCCTGCCGTTGCGCCGGCTGATGGGCGACCTCGTGGCCGGGGTCGGCATCGAGGCGGTCGCGCAGGCGGCCCGCTTCCCCGCCGCGACGGCCGCTCTGGCGACGCTCGTTCCCGAGCTCGATCCGGAGTCCCCCGCCGCCGGCTCGCGTGCCGACGCCGACCGCATCGCGGAAGCGGTCGAGCGGGTCATCGAGTCACTGTCCGCGGAGCGACATGTGGTGCTCGTGATCGAGGATCTGCATTGGGCGGACGCCTCCACCCTCGGGCTGCTGCGCATCCTCGCCGCGACGCTGCGCGGCCGTCATCTGACGCTGATCCTCACATACCGCTCGGACGACGTCGACGCGGACCACCCGCTGAGCCCGGTCCTCGCGGAGCTCGAGCGCAACCACGTGCCGGGACTCGAGCTCCAGCGGCTCACGCCCGAACTGGTCTCCTCCCAGATCGCCGCGATCCTCGGAAGGCCGGCGCGGGCGGACGAGTCCGCCGACGTATCGCGCCGCACGGACGGGGTCCCGTTTCTGGTGGAGGAGGTCCTCTCCCTCGGCGACGGCGAGATGCCCGAAACCCTCAGCGATCTGCTGCTGGCCCGGTTCGATCGCCTCAGCGACGACGCCCGGCAGCTCATCCGCCTTCTCGCCGTGGGCGGCGTGCGGGTCGCAGACGACCTCCTGACCGACGCCGAAGCAGGGCCGGCGCAGCGACGGAGCGCACTGCTGCGCGAGGCCGTCGACACGGGAGTCCTCCGGGGTGACGGCGACGGCTATGCCTTCCGCCATGCGCTGATCCGCGAGGCGCTGTACGCGCGGCTGCTCGCCGGCGAGCGGATCGAGGGACACCGCCGCTTCGCGGCCGCCCTGCAGCTGCGCGTCGATCGCGGCGACGCCGCGTGGGCGGCAGGCGCCGCCGAGCACTGGCTGGCCGCCGGCGATGCCGATCGGGCGTTCCGGGCGACCCTCGTCGCCTATCGGGCCGCCACAGCCCACGACGGGCTCGAGACCGCGGCGGGCTTCGCCCGGCGCCTGTTCGATCTGTGGCCGCGCGTCCCGGACGCCGACGCCGTGTCCGCGACGACGCGCACCGCCGTCAGCGTCGAGCTGGGCACGATGCTGGGCGAGGTCGGCCGCTGCGCCGAGAGCCGCGACGCGCTGGAGCAGTCGCTGACAGACCCCCGCGCGACGACGCGGCAGCGCGCGACGCTGCACTACATCCTGGCGACCATGGGATACGAGACGAGCGACTACCCGGACCAGCTGCGGCACGCGGTCGCGGTCGAGGAGCTGCTCGCGCAGACGGACGACCGCGCAGAACTCGGAATCCTCGCGGGAGCCGTGTCCGTTCACGCCAACTCGCCGATCATCGATCCCGCCCTGCGCCCGGAACTGACGGCACGCGCGCTCGAGATCGCCGAGCGATCCGGAGACGCCCTCATGCAGGCATCCGTCCTGTGGAACCAGGGCTTTCTCGCGACGGTGACCGGACGCCTGGACGAGGCGATCCTTCTGTTCGAGCGCGCTCGCGCGCTCTCTCCCCCGGGGTCCTCACGCATTTCGGCGGTGCGGGCTCTGGCGACCGTCCTGCGGAGGCAGGGTCGCTATCGCGAAGCCGCCGAGCTCGCCGAAGCCGGCGTCGAGGAGGCCGTGCGGCTCGGCATCGAGCGGGCCGAGGGCTCGATGCTGCGCATCAGCCTCGGCGATGCCCGGTACGCCCTCGGCGCTCCGGATGCGGCATTCGCCCAGTGGGATCGCGCCTTCGCCATCGTGCCGCGCATGACGCCGGCTCACTCGCGCGTCGTGCGCACCCTCGCGCTGGCATACACGTGGGCCGGGCGCCAGGACGACGCCGATCGGCTCGTCCGGGGCGAGCCCGGCGCCGAGCGGGCCAACACCGAGGAGCGCGAGGAGCTCCTCGGCTGGGCGGCCTATCACGCCACCACCGCCCTGATCGCCGCGGAATCCGCCGGAGACGTCGACCGGCGGATGCTCATCGCACGCGCGGTCGATCTCATGCAGGTGGTCACCGAGCGCCGTGCCCGCGAGGTGCCGGGTCTTCGCGTCCAGCACACGCCGCTGTGCGCATGGATCGTGCGGGCGGCGGCGGGCGATGGGCTCGCATCGGACCTCGTCGACGCGCTGAGGTCGACCGTCGAATACGACATGCGCCGGTACGCGGACGTCATGCCGCCCGCCTTCACCGCCGTCGCGCGCGCCGAGCTCGCGTCGGCCGACACCGGCGACGCCGCCGCCGTCGCCGCGTGGACCGATGCCTCGGTCGCCTGCGGGGGTGAGAACTGCCCCGGCGTGCTCCGGGTGTATGCGGACCACCGCCTCGCGATCGCACAGCTCGCGCACGGCGATCGTGCGGCGGCCGCAGCGTCTCTGGAGGTGGTCATCGGCTCCGCGGCGGCGGTCGGCGCCTCGGTCGTCGCCGCCTGGGCATCCGCTCTCGGCGATCGCGCGGGCGCGGGCCCGGTGTCGTCGAACGGACGCGGCGACGCGGCGCGACTCACCCGCCGCGAACAGCAGGTGCTCGACCTGGTGGCACAGGGTCTCAGCAACGGCCAGATCGGCGAGCGACTGTTCATCTCGCCAAAGACGGCATCCGTCCACGTCTCGGCGATCCTGGCCAAGCTCGGGGTCTCCAACCGCACGGAGGCGGCCGCGGTGCACGTCGCATCGGCGCGCGACGTCGCCGAGTGA
- the rpsA gene encoding 30S ribosomal protein S1: MTTATTAPATKQVAINDIGSAEDFLAAVELTIKSFNDGDLIEGTVVKVDRDEVLLDVGFKTEGVIPSRELSIKHDVDPNEIVKVGDDVEALVLQKEDKEGRLILSKKRAQYERAWGDVEKIKENDGVVTGQVIEVVKGGLIVDIGLRGFLPASLIELRRVRDLTPYLGQEIEAKILELDKNRNNVVLSRRALLEQTQSESRSNFLNNLHKGQVRKGTVSSLVNFGAFVDLGGVDGLVHVSELSWKHIEHASEVVEVGQEVTVEILEVDLDRERVSLSLKATQEDPWQVFARTHAIGQIAPGKVTKLVPFGAFVRVADGIEGLVHISELSGKHVELAEQVVSVGEEVFVKIIDIDLERRRISLSLKQANESVDPYGAEFDPALYGMVTEYDEHGEYKYPEGFDPETNQWKEGFDEQREKWEQEYAAAQARWEAHKAAVLKAMEAEAEAGETASPSSSFVSDSGSGGTLADDEALAALREKLSGR; encoded by the coding sequence ATGACTACCGCAACGACCGCCCCGGCCACCAAGCAGGTCGCGATCAACGACATCGGATCTGCTGAGGACTTCCTGGCCGCGGTCGAACTGACCATCAAGTCCTTCAACGACGGCGACCTCATCGAGGGCACCGTGGTGAAGGTCGACCGCGACGAGGTCCTCCTCGACGTCGGCTTCAAGACCGAGGGCGTCATCCCCTCCCGCGAACTCTCCATCAAGCACGACGTCGACCCCAACGAGATCGTCAAGGTCGGCGACGACGTCGAGGCCCTGGTTCTCCAGAAGGAGGACAAGGAAGGCCGTCTGATCCTCTCCAAGAAGCGCGCCCAGTACGAGCGCGCCTGGGGCGACGTCGAGAAGATCAAGGAGAACGACGGTGTGGTCACCGGTCAGGTGATCGAGGTCGTCAAGGGCGGCCTGATCGTCGACATCGGCCTCCGTGGCTTCCTCCCCGCTTCGCTCATCGAGCTGCGTCGCGTCCGCGACCTCACGCCGTACCTCGGCCAGGAGATCGAGGCGAAGATCCTCGAGCTCGACAAGAACCGCAACAACGTCGTGCTCTCGCGCCGCGCCCTGCTCGAGCAGACGCAGTCCGAGTCGCGCTCCAACTTCCTCAACAACCTGCACAAGGGCCAGGTCCGCAAGGGCACGGTCTCGTCGCTGGTCAACTTCGGTGCGTTCGTCGACCTCGGCGGCGTGGACGGTCTGGTCCACGTCTCGGAGCTGTCGTGGAAGCACATCGAGCACGCGTCCGAGGTCGTCGAGGTCGGCCAGGAGGTCACCGTCGAGATCCTCGAGGTGGACCTGGACCGCGAGCGCGTCTCGCTGTCGCTGAAGGCCACCCAGGAGGACCCGTGGCAGGTCTTCGCCCGCACCCACGCGATCGGCCAGATCGCCCCGGGCAAGGTCACCAAGCTGGTTCCGTTCGGTGCGTTCGTCCGCGTCGCCGACGGCATCGAGGGCCTCGTGCACATCTCGGAGCTGTCGGGCAAGCACGTCGAGCTCGCCGAGCAGGTCGTGTCGGTCGGCGAAGAGGTCTTCGTCAAGATCATCGACATCGACCTCGAGCGTCGCCGCATCTCGCTCTCGCTCAAGCAGGCGAACGAGTCGGTCGACCCCTACGGCGCCGAGTTCGACCCGGCCCTCTACGGCATGGTCACCGAGTACGACGAGCACGGGGAGTACAAGTACCCCGAGGGCTTCGACCCGGAGACCAACCAGTGGAAGGAAGGCTTCGACGAGCAGCGCGAGAAGTGGGAGCAGGAGTACGCCGCTGCCCAGGCTCGCTGGGAGGCCCACAAGGCCGCCGTGCTCAAGGCCATGGAGGCCGAGGCCGAGGCGGGCGAGACCGCTTCGCCGTCGTCGTCCTTCGTCTCCGACAGCGGCTCCGGCGGAACGCTCGCCGACGACGAGGCTCTCGCGGCTCTGCGCGAGAAGCTCTCGGGTCGCTGA
- a CDS encoding GIY-YIG nuclease family protein has protein sequence MIEDRRCLAAGDGCRGDVPPDAPVTLCAGHLAAVAEWTEGEWGTSDVLPAPCRVCGCRWGVRYPSAWLCGVCEWRQGDVVDDELPPPRVEVVYYLRYADRVKIGTTARPRARLAAIRHDELLAFERGGRMRERQRHEQFADARLGTTEWFALTDGLRAHIVAVATGDGDPWQRHARWVSEALALRG, from the coding sequence GTGATCGAGGATCGGCGCTGCCTGGCGGCAGGCGACGGATGCCGCGGCGACGTGCCGCCGGATGCTCCCGTGACGCTGTGCGCCGGACACCTGGCGGCCGTGGCCGAGTGGACGGAGGGGGAGTGGGGCACGAGTGACGTGCTGCCGGCGCCCTGCCGGGTGTGCGGATGCCGATGGGGCGTGCGCTACCCGTCGGCGTGGCTGTGCGGCGTGTGCGAGTGGCGGCAGGGCGACGTCGTCGACGACGAGCTCCCGCCGCCGCGCGTCGAGGTCGTCTACTACCTGCGCTACGCCGATCGCGTGAAGATCGGCACGACCGCCCGTCCGCGGGCCCGACTCGCCGCGATCCGGCACGACGAGCTCCTCGCCTTCGAACGCGGCGGGCGCATGCGCGAGCGACAGCGGCACGAGCAGTTCGCCGACGCCCGACTGGGCACGACGGAGTGGTTCGCCCTGACCGACGGCCTGCGCGCCCACATCGTCGCCGTCGCGACCGGCGACGGCGACCCCTGGCAGCGCCACGCCCGATGGGTCAGCGAGGCTTTGGCGCTGCGTGGCTGA
- a CDS encoding sensor histidine kinase has product MALLAREDPSVPGGTRTARIRAARAAWLREDVEDRTRGRSAILNQLLLLTVVFVLGAFIVLGPFEGDRVLFFSGVVAVFALTGLTFVIPWSRIPFGWVALIPALDGLAIYLLVTSQSEVGLGLLWIFPTIWLSTGFGLLGVYGVITAIAVLAPLTSLSRGLTAGYVTILVPIVLVALAITSHLTSRRYDAQQVLLGKQGELLRTVLERTRRQEQEVTEVLDAVDFGVIRIAADGAVSVSNDAHARLQRAVSSDGDDETPAYRDDGVTPLPRTELPFERARRGEAFAGQVVWFGAADGPRQALSVTARRLVDSEGTDAGAVVVSRDVTSELTALRARDELVASVSHELRTPLTSILGFLDLAIEDDEVPERVRRNLEVAGRNAERLLGIVGDILAASSSSSAAVEASLAPRALDVSDIVHAAAEALEPRAAERAITLDVDGIEEATVWADPLRLRQVVDNLLSNGIAYNRDGGTVYLGTTTDGDHTWILVRDTGRGITEADRTRLFQRYFRGGEERPGGTGLGLAITRDIVRAHGGEIALRSTVGVGSTFIVKLPSRAPGTTPDERITG; this is encoded by the coding sequence ATGGCACTGCTGGCGCGCGAGGACCCGAGCGTCCCGGGGGGAACGCGGACCGCGCGGATCCGGGCGGCCCGCGCGGCATGGCTGCGCGAGGACGTCGAGGATCGAACGCGCGGCAGATCCGCGATCCTGAACCAGCTCCTGCTGCTGACGGTCGTCTTCGTCCTGGGAGCCTTCATCGTCCTGGGCCCCTTCGAGGGGGACCGGGTGCTCTTCTTCTCGGGCGTCGTGGCGGTCTTCGCGCTCACCGGCCTGACGTTCGTCATCCCCTGGAGCCGCATCCCGTTCGGCTGGGTGGCCCTGATCCCGGCGCTCGACGGTCTCGCGATCTACCTGCTGGTCACATCGCAGAGCGAGGTCGGCCTCGGGCTGCTGTGGATCTTCCCCACGATCTGGCTCTCGACCGGATTCGGGCTGCTGGGCGTGTACGGCGTGATCACGGCGATCGCGGTGCTCGCGCCGCTGACCTCGCTCAGCAGAGGTCTGACTGCCGGCTACGTGACGATCCTTGTGCCGATCGTGCTGGTGGCACTGGCGATCACCAGCCACCTCACGTCGCGCCGGTACGACGCGCAGCAGGTGCTGCTGGGCAAGCAGGGCGAGCTGCTGCGCACCGTGCTGGAGCGCACCCGGCGGCAGGAGCAGGAGGTCACCGAGGTCCTCGACGCCGTCGACTTCGGAGTGATCCGCATCGCCGCCGACGGGGCCGTATCGGTCTCGAACGACGCCCACGCGCGGCTGCAGCGGGCCGTGTCCTCCGACGGAGACGATGAGACGCCCGCCTACCGCGACGACGGCGTCACGCCCCTGCCGCGCACCGAGCTCCCCTTCGAGCGGGCACGGCGGGGCGAGGCCTTCGCCGGCCAGGTCGTCTGGTTCGGCGCGGCGGACGGTCCGCGCCAGGCGCTGAGCGTGACGGCGCGCCGGCTGGTCGACTCCGAGGGAACGGATGCGGGTGCCGTGGTCGTGTCGCGGGACGTCACGTCCGAGCTGACGGCGCTGAGGGCCCGCGACGAGCTCGTCGCGAGCGTGTCGCACGAGCTCCGCACGCCGCTGACGTCGATCCTCGGGTTCCTCGACCTCGCGATCGAAGACGACGAGGTCCCCGAACGCGTGCGTCGCAACCTCGAGGTCGCCGGGCGCAACGCCGAACGGCTGCTCGGCATCGTCGGCGACATCCTCGCCGCGTCGAGCTCGTCGTCGGCGGCCGTCGAGGCCTCGCTCGCGCCGCGCGCGCTCGACGTGTCCGACATCGTGCACGCCGCCGCCGAGGCGCTCGAACCGCGGGCCGCCGAGCGGGCCATCACCCTCGATGTCGACGGCATCGAGGAGGCGACGGTGTGGGCCGACCCGCTGCGGCTCCGGCAGGTCGTCGACAACCTGCTCTCCAACGGCATCGCGTACAACCGCGACGGCGGGACTGTGTATCTGGGCACGACGACCGACGGCGACCACACGTGGATCCTCGTCCGCGACACGGGGCGCGGGATCACCGAGGCCGACCGCACGCGCCTCTTCCAGCGCTACTTCCGCGGCGGCGAGGAGCGGCCCGGCGGCACCGGCCTCGGGCTCGCGATCACGCGCGACATCGTGCGCGCCCACGGGGGCGAGATCGCGCTGCGCAGCACCGTCGGGGTCGGCTCGACGTTCATCGTCAAACTCCCCTCCCGCGCCCCCGGGACGACGCCCGACGAAAGGATCACCGGATGA
- a CDS encoding response regulator transcription factor has protein sequence MPDERIAVVIEDEADIRALLAAVLEQAGFTVHAAADGAEGVALVSEHGPLVTTLDINMPGMDGFETAKRIRAVSSTYIVMLSARTEEIDALQGLEAGADDYVAKPFRPRELRARIDAMLRRPRHFADGPGAAPTAPVELPTAGAEWIEHNGVRLSRDMRIAVLEGNDLELTRSEFDILADLMAAGRRVRTKADLALMLRGEQYTGAEFVSDSDARAIEVHIANLRRKLGESPTQPRWIETVRGVGYRLTAP, from the coding sequence GTGCCGGACGAGCGGATCGCCGTCGTCATCGAAGACGAAGCCGACATCAGAGCCCTGCTGGCCGCCGTCCTGGAGCAGGCCGGCTTCACCGTCCACGCGGCCGCAGACGGCGCCGAGGGTGTCGCGCTGGTCAGCGAGCATGGGCCGCTGGTGACGACGCTGGACATCAACATGCCGGGCATGGACGGCTTCGAGACCGCCAAGCGAATCCGCGCGGTCAGCTCGACCTACATCGTGATGCTCAGCGCGCGCACCGAGGAGATCGATGCGCTGCAGGGCCTCGAGGCGGGCGCCGACGACTACGTGGCCAAGCCGTTCCGCCCGCGCGAGCTGCGGGCTCGCATCGACGCGATGCTGCGTCGCCCACGGCATTTCGCCGACGGACCCGGCGCAGCACCCACCGCCCCCGTCGAGCTCCCGACCGCCGGCGCGGAATGGATCGAGCACAACGGCGTCCGCCTCAGCCGCGACATGCGCATCGCGGTGCTCGAGGGCAACGACCTCGAGCTGACGCGCAGCGAGTTCGACATCCTCGCCGATCTGATGGCCGCCGGGCGCAGGGTGCGCACCAAGGCGGACCTCGCGCTGATGCTGCGCGGCGAGCAGTACACCGGTGCGGAGTTCGTCAGCGACAGCGACGCCCGCGCCATCGAGGTCCACATCGCCAACCTGCGGCGCAAGCTCGGCGAGTCGCCGACCCAGCCGCGGTGGATCGAGACCGTGCGCGGCGTGGGCTACCGGCTCACGGCTCCGTGA
- the coaE gene encoding dephospho-CoA kinase: MPLIALTGGIASGKSTIARRLAEHGAVVVDADGIVRDVQQPGSPVLQAIADAFGERMLRDDGSLDRAALGSAVFGDADAVARLNAIVHPAVRAESARRFAEAFAADAAAVVVYDVPLLVEARVDDPWDLVVVAHAPAEDRARRLVELRGLSADEADARLASQVSDDARLAVADVVIDTSTTLEDTRRQVDDLWERLPQLVAEAGTARS, encoded by the coding sequence ATGCCCCTCATCGCGCTCACCGGAGGCATCGCGTCCGGCAAGTCCACGATCGCGCGGCGCCTGGCCGAGCACGGCGCCGTCGTCGTGGACGCCGACGGGATCGTGCGGGATGTGCAGCAGCCGGGTTCTCCGGTCCTGCAGGCGATCGCGGACGCGTTCGGCGAGCGGATGCTGCGCGACGACGGGTCGCTGGACCGCGCCGCTCTCGGGTCGGCGGTGTTCGGCGACGCCGACGCCGTCGCTCGGCTGAACGCCATCGTCCACCCGGCGGTGCGCGCGGAGTCCGCGCGGCGCTTCGCCGAGGCCTTCGCCGCCGATGCCGCCGCCGTCGTCGTGTACGACGTGCCGCTGCTCGTCGAGGCGCGGGTCGACGATCCGTGGGACCTCGTCGTGGTCGCCCACGCCCCTGCCGAGGACCGCGCCCGGCGTCTGGTGGAGCTGCGCGGGCTCTCGGCCGACGAGGCGGACGCGCGTCTGGCATCGCAGGTGTCGGACGACGCCCGGCTGGCGGTGGCGGATGTCGTCATCGACACGTCGACGACGCTCGAGGACACGCGACGGCAGGTCGACGACCTGTGGGAGCGGCTGCCGCAGCTGGTGGCGGAGGCCGGCACGGCCCGTTCCTGA
- a CDS encoding DUF4126 domain-containing protein encodes MVEFFVGTGLATAAGLNAWMPLLVLGLADRFLPAVELPAGWAWLSSDVALWIMGALLVVEVIADKIPAVDSVNDAIQTFVRPAAGGVVFGAGSSAQTVNVEDPTAFFTDTAWVPILIGVVIALAVHGVKAAVRPAANVATAGVAAPVLSTVEDVSSFVLAVLAIVLPVLAVLLIIAAAVTVAVVLRRRRRAREQASASA; translated from the coding sequence GTGGTGGAGTTCTTCGTCGGCACGGGCCTTGCGACAGCGGCCGGGCTCAACGCCTGGATGCCCCTGCTCGTGCTGGGGCTGGCCGACCGCTTCCTCCCCGCCGTCGAGCTTCCCGCGGGCTGGGCCTGGCTCTCGAGCGACGTCGCCCTGTGGATCATGGGGGCGCTCCTGGTGGTCGAGGTCATCGCCGACAAGATCCCCGCCGTCGACTCGGTCAACGACGCGATCCAGACGTTCGTGCGGCCCGCCGCCGGCGGCGTCGTGTTCGGCGCCGGTTCGAGCGCCCAGACGGTGAACGTCGAGGACCCGACGGCGTTCTTCACCGACACCGCGTGGGTGCCGATCCTGATCGGCGTCGTCATCGCGCTCGCCGTGCACGGCGTCAAGGCCGCCGTCCGCCCCGCAGCCAATGTCGCGACCGCCGGAGTGGCCGCGCCGGTCCTCAGCACCGTCGAGGACGTGTCCTCGTTCGTGCTCGCCGTGCTCGCGATCGTGCTGCCGGTGCTCGCCGTCCTGCTCATCATCGCGGCCGCCGTCACCGTCGCCGTCGTGCTGCGCCGCCGCCGCCGGGCGCGCGAACAGGCATCCGCGTCGGCCTGA